A part of Acipenser ruthenus chromosome 50, fAciRut3.2 maternal haplotype, whole genome shotgun sequence genomic DNA contains:
- the LOC117404710 gene encoding zona pellucida sperm-binding protein 3-like: MNRDQLPPGRDRRTLPGQDATEGRGVKCFMRVLLNIGQALPLDPKGFLLGSCSPSTGSYNTVQFQSGLLDCRFMRMVTSSIISYMNVLTYQPTQSGFYQTPFTQAIVCTYTKLAGWTPPVYNPALGDASGFGKLAFTMGIMNEEFSAPRTSSLFFLGSPINIAAAVKQQFHMPLMVYVEECVAASTPQLSPSSQTYPLIANHGCFVDGQAASSRFLPRVQTSEIHFVVQAFKFTQLNTDVYIHCQLLAWDPAQLSNPTKKACSFNQRSRSWELLDNPGQSSVCSCCTSNCNKRKRRDTAEEGLRHTAVLGPLRILPEELSAGSQEFYQRSPALSLEEPKQALAWLPVLAAPLLLMVVLGALSLDYYMCVWHHPRLCSKSSSELLIPAPH; encoded by the exons ATGAAccgggatcagcttccacccggaagagatcggcgGACGCTTCccgggcaggacgccacggagggaag GGGTGTGAAATGTTTCATGAGAGTGTTGCTGAACATTGGGCAGGCTCTTCCCCTGGACCCCAAAGGCTTTCTATTGGGAAGCTGCTCTCCGTCCACTGGCAGCtacaacactgtgcagttccaatctgGGCTGCTTGACTGCAGGTTTATGCGCATG GTTACTTCCAGCATCATCAGTTACATGAATGTGCTGACGTACCAGCCCACCCAGAGTGGCTTCTACCAGACTCCATTCACTCAGGCTATTGTGTGCACCTACACCAA ACTTGCTGGCTGGACTCCTCCAGTGTATAACCCTGCACTTGGGGATGCTTCTGGGTTTGGGAAGCTGGCGTTTACAATGGGGATTATGAATG AGGAATTCTCAGCCCCCCGCACCTCCAGTCTGTTCTTCCTGGGGTCCCCCATCAACATCGCAGCCGCAGTGAAGCAGCAATTTCACATGCCGCTAATGGTCTACGTGGAAGAGTGTGTCGCTGCCAGCACTCCACAGCTGAGCCCTTCAAGCCAGACCTACCCCCTCATCGCCAACCACGG ATGCTTTGTAGATGGCCAGGCTGCTAGCTCCAGGTTTCTGCCCAGAGTCCAGACCTCAGAGATCCATTTTGTTGTCCAGGCCTTCAAGTTTACACAACTGAACACAGAT GTCTATATCCATTGCCAGCTGCTGGCCTGGGACCCTGCCCAGCTCAGTAACCCCACCAAGAAAGCTTGTTCATTCAACCAGAGATCTAGGAG ctgggAGCTCCTGGATAACCCTGGTCAGAGCTCTGTGTGCAGCTGCTGTACCTCCAACTGCAataagaggaagaggagggacacGG CTGAAGAGGGACTGAGACACACTGCAGTGCTGGGACCCCTGAGGATCCTTCCTGAAGAGCTGTCTGCTGGAAGCCAGGAATTCTACCAGAGGAGCCCTGCTCTATCACTGGAGG AACCAAAGCAGGCTCTGGCCTGGCTGCCTGTCCTGGCTGCTCCCTTGCTCCTGATGGTTGTCCTGGGAGCCCTGTCTCTGGACTACTACATGTGCGTGTGGCATCATCCCAGACTCTGCTCCAAGTCCAGCAGTGAGCTTCTCATTCCTGCACCCCACTGA